A segment of the Nitrospirota bacterium genome:
AGAAATCCGAGGTCTTGTCCGAGGGCTCGAATGACAAGGTCCTCAGCCCAGCGGCTAGTCTTGAACCGATGTTCGAAGTCAATCCCTCGTCCCCTCGGACTCATTCGCTGGCCTCTGAGACACTCCTCAACAGTTCTGACGTGGTAATGCCGAATGCAGCAGCCAGGTGCGAAATAACGTTGAGGGTTGGATTGCGGTGCCCACGTTCAAGCCCGCTCAGATAGGTCACGTGGATACCCGACACATGAGCGAGCTCTTCTTGGGACCATTTCTTTTTCTCTCGCAGATACCGCACTTTTGCCCCAAACTCCTTGCAGATCGGAGACGCTTTGCGGCGGGTACTTAGCTTCCTTGTTCTCATGCGATGACTTGTATCTTCTGGGCAAGGGTATTGACCATAGACTTTAAGTAAAGTATAAAAATGTTCCTGGCTCTGCCCATTAGCTGGTCTTGTGCAAGTTCGATTGTCTTATGAGAGCACCACTACAGAAGCTTCCACCGTCTGGACCAGAGAGAGAGGCCCTCAGAGAGAAGGGGCAGTTCTGGACTCCTGACTGGGTGGCTGAGGCGATGACGGCTTACGCCCTTGCGGCAGGAAGTGATTCCTTGTTCGATCCGGCTGTTGGTGCGGGGGCGTTCTTTCTCGCAGCCAAGATGATAGGGAAGAAGACTGGTAGGAGAATAAAACTCGTCGGGGCAGAACTC
Coding sequences within it:
- a CDS encoding helix-turn-helix transcriptional regulator, translating into MRTRKLSTRRKASPICKEFGAKVRYLREKKKWSQEELAHVSGIHVTYLSGLERGHRNPTLNVISHLAAAFGITTSELLRSVSEASE